Proteins encoded by one window of Pyxidicoccus trucidator:
- a CDS encoding Calx-beta domain-containing protein, translated as MKPLTPREVEQLRSQGQEVRQVLPNRIALERINGLRRAKGLRELAPSAAAAVGEEVLAPGLRAPSGVASFAVLPSHVDNSVLDFFPPIRSQGSIGSCTAWATTYYQLSHTVALQYGWDAKHSADNARLFSPKWTYNFINYGVDGGSYISAAYDLLSRQGATTWANIPYDSNYTSWPVDPAVWRGALPFRTNPVQYINQVSTPAGLERVKELLANGYVLVYGTYVNSWQGMTIKNDPATPDDDAFVGKSVTYWQNGYNGSHAMTIVGYDDTIWADINKNNVVDPGEKGALRIANSWGTGWNEGGFTWVAYDALRAVSAVTGGPSTSRVPLFQGDLVYHVTVRPNYTPKLVAEVKVSHLRRNQLGVSLGISEVGYGMPVATFQDAVAWGDEGAGFLAGEGERDAGQPGGGGSTGDQDAGQGGGRDAGQGGGSDAGVDPTVWRSTSVWYAGGPRAFNGSTQTAVDATLVFDFTDLLPATLAQKRFLVRMTDTTVGDPAVLRSFRIVDVANGDLAVASLDAPLTVDGATGYAHIDYTLVNRPPVITSALPSGRVKLGPAGTVELAVLAQDADGHPLSYAWSVDGAPVGGNASVFTYAPTAVGTHSVRVAVSDGVGGVALQHWGVALNSRPLANSPSATMTEDSTRVFALTAFDADGDALTWTVVDPPAHGTLTGTLPSPLYRPETNYAGPDSFTFQANDGMETSPLAVATVTVTPVNDAPTVRIASPAYGAAFAAPATVTFDVTASDVEGPVARVELYQGATKLGEDSEAPFSFQLDGLVAATYSISAKAYDAAGAVTTSSSVYIYVQSPTVSVSVSDATGSEPGTDTGRFTISRSGGVAGQVLTVPYTVTGTATPGVDFIPVTGSVTLAAGVNSVSVDVRPLDDTTVEGRETVVLTVSADPTYKLGSTVSGTVTLLDNELPVVTVSASDSLAAEPGTDTARFSVTRTGATTSALTVRYALTGTAAETDFVALPGTVTIPAGAASASVVITASDDALVEGKETVILTLLEEVAYQVHTSASATVSLLDDELPVVTVTASDAEAAEPMNPGAFTVTRTGPTLAPLTVLLTVSGNATSASDYRPLATSVVIPEGAATAVLPVDPADDVLVEGKEAVTVTLAAEAAYQLATSTAATVYLFDDEKPELRITATDSAAGEANANGGLFSITAIPAPKADLSIAFTVTGTATQGTDYTALVSPLTLPAGATSVGLPVSPIDDAVKEGSETVVVTLTATAGYTVGAASATVSVADND; from the coding sequence TTGAAGCCCCTGACGCCCCGGGAGGTCGAACAGCTCCGCTCGCAGGGCCAGGAGGTCCGGCAGGTCCTTCCGAACCGCATCGCGCTGGAGCGCATCAACGGGCTCCGGCGCGCGAAGGGGCTGAGGGAGCTTGCGCCCTCCGCCGCCGCGGCGGTGGGCGAGGAAGTCCTTGCTCCGGGCCTGCGCGCACCCTCCGGCGTCGCCTCGTTCGCCGTGCTGCCGTCGCACGTCGACAACAGCGTCCTGGACTTCTTCCCGCCCATCCGCAGCCAGGGGTCGATTGGCTCCTGCACCGCGTGGGCAACGACGTACTACCAGCTCAGCCACACCGTCGCGCTCCAGTACGGCTGGGACGCGAAGCACAGCGCGGACAACGCGCGCCTGTTCTCTCCGAAGTGGACCTACAACTTCATCAACTACGGCGTGGACGGGGGTAGCTACATCTCCGCCGCCTACGATCTGCTCTCGCGTCAGGGCGCGACGACGTGGGCCAACATCCCCTACGACTCCAACTACACGTCCTGGCCGGTGGACCCGGCGGTGTGGCGTGGTGCCCTCCCGTTCCGGACGAACCCGGTCCAGTACATCAACCAGGTGAGCACTCCGGCGGGCCTGGAGCGGGTCAAGGAGCTGCTGGCCAATGGCTACGTCCTCGTCTACGGCACGTACGTCAATTCGTGGCAGGGAATGACCATCAAGAACGACCCGGCCACGCCGGACGATGACGCGTTCGTGGGCAAGTCCGTCACCTACTGGCAGAACGGCTACAACGGCTCCCATGCGATGACCATCGTCGGCTACGACGACACGATCTGGGCCGACATCAACAAGAACAACGTGGTGGACCCGGGAGAGAAGGGCGCGCTGCGCATCGCCAACTCCTGGGGCACGGGCTGGAACGAAGGGGGCTTCACCTGGGTGGCCTACGACGCGCTGCGAGCGGTGTCGGCCGTCACCGGCGGCCCGAGCACGAGCCGTGTTCCTCTCTTCCAGGGCGACCTCGTCTACCACGTCACCGTGCGCCCCAACTACACGCCGAAGCTCGTGGCGGAAGTGAAGGTCAGCCACCTGCGCCGCAACCAGCTCGGGGTCAGCCTGGGCATCTCCGAGGTGGGGTACGGCATGCCGGTGGCGACGTTCCAGGACGCGGTGGCCTGGGGCGACGAGGGGGCCGGATTCCTGGCGGGAGAGGGTGAGCGGGACGCGGGCCAGCCGGGCGGTGGTGGCTCGACGGGCGATCAGGACGCCGGGCAGGGCGGGGGACGTGACGCGGGGCAGGGCGGAGGGAGTGACGCGGGGGTGGACCCGACGGTGTGGCGCTCGACGAGCGTCTGGTACGCCGGTGGGCCGAGAGCGTTCAATGGCTCCACGCAGACGGCGGTGGACGCCACGCTCGTGTTCGACTTCACGGACCTGCTGCCCGCCACGCTGGCGCAGAAGCGCTTCCTCGTGCGGATGACGGACACCACCGTGGGAGACCCCGCCGTGCTGAGGTCGTTCCGCATCGTGGATGTCGCGAACGGGGACCTGGCCGTGGCCAGCCTGGATGCGCCGCTCACCGTCGATGGTGCCACGGGCTACGCCCATATCGACTACACCCTGGTGAACCGTCCCCCCGTCATCACCAGCGCGCTGCCCTCGGGCAGGGTCAAGCTGGGGCCGGCGGGCACGGTGGAGCTGGCGGTCCTGGCGCAGGACGCCGACGGTCATCCGCTGTCCTACGCCTGGAGCGTGGATGGCGCTCCCGTTGGGGGCAACGCCTCGGTGTTCACCTACGCGCCGACGGCGGTGGGAACCCACTCGGTGCGCGTCGCCGTCTCGGACGGCGTCGGAGGCGTGGCGCTCCAGCACTGGGGCGTGGCCCTCAACTCGCGGCCGCTCGCCAACAGTCCGAGCGCCACGATGACCGAGGACTCCACCCGGGTGTTCGCGCTCACGGCCTTCGACGCCGATGGGGACGCGCTGACGTGGACCGTGGTGGACCCGCCCGCGCACGGCACGCTGACGGGCACGCTGCCGAGCCCGCTCTACCGGCCGGAGACGAACTACGCCGGGCCAGACAGCTTCACGTTCCAGGCGAATGACGGCATGGAGACCTCGCCGCTGGCCGTGGCCACGGTGACGGTGACTCCGGTGAACGACGCGCCGACGGTGCGCATCGCGTCCCCGGCCTACGGCGCGGCCTTCGCCGCCCCCGCGACGGTGACCTTCGACGTCACTGCCTCGGACGTGGAGGGCCCCGTGGCGCGCGTGGAGCTGTACCAGGGCGCCACGAAGCTGGGCGAGGACAGCGAGGCTCCCTTCTCCTTCCAGCTCGACGGACTGGTGGCCGCGACCTACAGCATCAGCGCGAAGGCGTATGACGCCGCCGGTGCCGTCACCACGTCTTCGTCCGTCTACATCTATGTCCAGTCGCCCACCGTGAGCGTCTCGGTCTCGGACGCGACGGGCTCCGAGCCGGGGACGGACACCGGTCGCTTCACCATCTCCCGCTCGGGCGGCGTCGCCGGCCAGGTGCTGACGGTGCCGTATACCGTCACGGGGACGGCAACCCCTGGCGTCGACTTCATCCCCGTCACGGGCTCGGTGACGCTGGCGGCGGGAGTGAACTCCGTGAGCGTCGACGTGAGGCCCCTGGACGACACCACCGTGGAGGGCCGTGAGACGGTGGTGCTGACCGTCTCTGCGGACCCGACCTACAAGCTGGGAAGCACGGTGAGCGGGACGGTGACGCTGCTGGACAACGAGCTGCCCGTGGTGACTGTGTCCGCGTCGGACTCACTGGCCGCCGAGCCAGGAACCGACACGGCGCGCTTCTCGGTGACCCGTACGGGAGCGACCACCTCGGCGCTCACCGTGCGGTACGCCCTGACCGGAACGGCGGCGGAGACGGACTTCGTCGCCCTGCCGGGCACGGTGACGATTCCGGCCGGCGCGGCCTCGGCGAGCGTGGTGATCACCGCGTCCGATGACGCCCTCGTCGAGGGCAAGGAGACGGTCATCCTGACGCTGCTGGAGGAAGTGGCGTATCAGGTGCACACCAGCGCGTCCGCGACGGTGTCGCTGCTGGATGATGAGCTGCCCGTCGTCACCGTGACGGCGAGCGACGCGGAGGCCGCGGAGCCCATGAACCCGGGAGCGTTCACCGTGACGCGCACCGGGCCGACGCTGGCGCCACTCACGGTGCTGCTGACGGTGAGTGGGAACGCGACCAGCGCGAGCGACTACCGGCCTCTCGCGACCTCGGTGGTCATCCCGGAGGGGGCGGCCACGGCGGTGCTGCCGGTGGACCCCGCGGATGACGTGCTGGTGGAGGGCAAGGAAGCTGTCACCGTCACGCTGGCGGCGGAGGCCGCGTACCAGCTCGCCACGAGCACCGCGGCGACGGTGTACCTCTTCGATGACGAGAAGCCGGAGCTGCGCATCACCGCGACGGACTCCGCCGCGGGCGAGGCCAACGCGAATGGCGGGCTGTTCTCAATCACCGCCATCCCGGCGCCCAAGGCGGACCTCTCCATTGCCTTCACGGTGACGGGGACCGCCACCCAGGGCACGGACTACACGGCGCTCGTCTCGCCGCTGACCCTGCCGGCTGGAGCCACGTCGGTGGGGCTGCCCGTCTCGCCCATTGACGATGCGGTGAAGGAGGGGAGCGAGACAGTCGTGGTGACGCTCACGGCGACTGCCGGCTACACCGTAGGCGCGGCGAGCGCGACTGTGTCGGTCGCCGACAACGACTGA